DNA from Rhinatrema bivittatum chromosome 16, aRhiBiv1.1, whole genome shotgun sequence:
TAACATCTAGTTTTGATTAAAAACTtatgttaccgaacctaatggcacctgtgtaaactgataaattttaataacattatttttgtgccttactgtaaaccgttgtgacggtacccaccttaatgacggtatagaaaagatttaaaataaaaaataaaataaataaatatatgctgatgatatccaaatcATAATCCCTATCCACAACTCAATATCCGATGCATTGAAGCACTGGGAAACCTGTCTCATTCCAATTAACTCTCTTCTAACGAACCTCCACCTcgctctcaacaccaacaaaacggaactaTTACTTATCTCCCCCCATTCTAAACCCCACTCACTTCATAATCTCACTTGTAAATCCACTATAAACCAACCCTTTGTAAGAGATCTCGGAGTCCTCCTGGATGAacaattaaacatgaaaaaatatgtaAGCTCCATCCTTAAGGACGGTTTCTATAAAttaaatgttctaaaaaaacttAAGCCACTGCTACACTCTCAAGATTTTCACACTGTTATCCAAATTTCCCTCCTTTCTAAACTGTAATTCTCTACCCCTAGGTCTCCCACACGCTACGATCAAACtgctccaaatgttgcaaaatgcaactgctagaatcatcactaacacccgtaaaacagatcacatcaccccgattctgaaaggccttcattggctgcctatcCCATTCCGAATACTCCACAAAACACTTACcaccatacacaaatccatcttcTCTCACAACTCCCTCTGGCTTGACATACCATTTAGCCTTGTCACTCAGACCCGTCCTACCAGGACagttcacaaaggaactctgcaagtgCCCTCTCTAAAAAGGGCACATCTCACTTCTACTAGGGAAAGAGCTCtttctattgcaggccccacacgctggaattccatgcccatgACACTCCGATTAGAATCCTGCCCAATTAAATTTAGATctaaattgaagacctggctattccatcaagcctaccctgactaatCTACTTCCCCCTGTGAACCCAGTACCACCATTGTATTACACCCTCTTATACTCCGATCTTCTCACTGTACATTATCAAGATGTTGCCTTTTCTGTTGGAACTTAtaatttatcagttgttttttgaatttatttaacTAGTTTACAGTCCTGTATTTTCCTTGCCTTTGCCTTAGTTTTCTTTTACCCCCTCCCTttaccctgttataatgtattttcctcgCTTTTGTTAATAtatgaaccggcatgatgtgcctttctaatgccggtatataaaagttattaaataaataaataaataaataaataaataaatctgagctGAAAAATAAAAGACCAAATCCAAGGATGAAACCAGGGATCTTCCTTTTCTGTTTTAAAGGAAGAATCATTTTGAACCCCACTAGAAATTGGAATCTTCTATAGTGATAGCTACTGTGATTTACCATCTGCTCCCATAAGCTACTTCCCTATGACCCTCCTAACTGCATTCTTTACCTCCTTGTTCCTCAGACTGTAAATGATGGGGTTCAGCATGGGGATAAGAGTCATGAAAACCACAGATAGGATTTTACCCTGCTCCTGGGAGTATGTTGAGGCAGGTCTCAGATACATGAACAATCCTAAGAAATAATACACAGAGACAACAGTGAGgtgagaggagcaggtggagaaagcTTTACGCTTCCCCTCTGCAGAGCGGATCCTCAGGATGGCTGAGACGATGTAGGTATAAGATACAAGAGTCACGGAGAAAGCAGGTACTACCATCAATGCAGCCACAACAAACACCATGCTTTGTGTGTGGTCTGTGTCAGTGCAGGAAAGCTTTAACAGTGGCATgaggtcacagaagaaatgatcGATCACATTTGAGGCACAGAATGAAAGGTGGGTGACAGAAGCTGTGATTGTCTCAGATGGTAGAAAGCCGATGATCCAAGAagcagcagccagcaggacacaGACTCTGTGATTCATAATTAAGGAATAGCGCAAGGGGTTGCAGACTGCAGCATAGCGGTCAAAAGCCATGGCAGTAAGGAGGAGATCTTCAGTGCCAACAAAGCCTAAGAATAAATAAAGCTGCACAATGCACCCAGCATAAGAAATGGTCTTATCCCCTGAGAGGAAGATCCTCAGCAGTTTTGGGATGATGGTGCATGTGCAGAAGATATCTGTAAGAGAGaggttactgaggaagaagtacatgggggtgtgcaggcggGGGTCAGCACAGGTCACTGTGATAATCACAAGGTTCCCCAGCAGGGTGATCAGGTAGATGAGCAGGAACACCAGAAAAAGGGAAACCTGCATCTTTGGCTTATCAGAAAGTCCCAGAATAATGAATTCTGTCACCATCGTTATATTTTCTAGATCCATTGGGACAATCACActcttatttatttcatttatgaaCTTCTGAACATTTCTATCCTTAATGGTATGATAAACTTGCTTCAAGCAGTGAAGACCAGAACTCAcacaataaacataaaacatggaCATACAATAAGCATACAAAAGAAAGAAGATCacttaaaataaaaccaaaatataaaACCTATTATAACAAGTTAACAGTCATCAAAAACACTCTACCCAAATGTCTGTTGAAGTAAAGACATTTTTACACTTTTCCTGAAGGCAAGGTAATCCCCTTCCAATCAAAAATCTAGCAAAAGAGGGTTCTACAGAATAGGTCCTGCCACTAAAAACAGTCCTGGAGCTGTAAAAAGAAATTGGAAATGACGAATATGATAAGTGCAGATGTCATTGAGTTTTACAGATGTTGTATTGTGTGGCCTGCAGTGAAAGTCGTTAATCTGCACCTCTCAGGTGTCACTTACAACTCCTTCGCAATATGTTGGATGTTCATTGCATTGGAGGAGATTTACAGTCAAAGGTTTTCTATTAGCAAATGTTCTCATCCTATTCTGTATCTAAAAGAAAAGAAGTTTTACAATTAGGTCTACAAGTCAGTGACTGAGTCAGGGAtaagagctgaggcacagggagatacaaTGACTTTCCCAAGATCTCACAGAGTCAGTGATAGAGCCGGCGAATAGAACCGGTGGACAGAAATGAATGAATGGTAGTGTGATAACGTTTTTGCCGAtgataaaaaaaatgaaggcaaCAGATAATCAATTTTCTTACATATTTGAATTTGACTTCAGAGTTAAGTGGCTGCTCATAGCTGTAAATATTAACTGTTATCTTTACAACTGAAAGTATTCTGATtggcaataaaaacattttaaaaaatgaactcAAGCACACGGAGATCAAATGCCTCCCCCAACATCACACAACCCAAGGCAGAACTGGGAATTAGAGCTCAGAATTTATTTTGGTTCCTAGTCCCCAGCTCTTATACCAGAGCTCTCTTTAAATTAGATTTTAAGGTATTATATTGAGATATTCAGCTTCTTACTTTCAGCTTAATCCCTTTTATCAATGTCCTTTCAGACAGTCTCCGCCCTACCCTCTGATACATCAGATCCCTGTGGCTCATCTTGGTTGCAGGTAGGAGATTCAGTCATAATAAACTCTCCGTGGAAAAACCATATATATTACAAGGAAAAAGAGCAGGATCTGAGGGACACTTGAAGCTGATCCAGACTGGCCACCTTCATCAACAGGATTCTAGGTTCTCGGACCCTTGGTCAGCCCACCATGTTCTTGTCTTCCTTGCTCTTTGCTAAGTGGGTCTGATACCAGTGGAGGCTTCTGATTTACTAAGGGTCACTGAGCTATGTATCTACCAAGAGAAGAAGTGCACCGGTGCCCGAACTGTGATCTCTGCACTATGATGTGCACCAGAAAACCCAACTAACCATCTTCCACTCTCCAATAGATTCTTCTTCCTGGTTCTCCATCTTTAGCAGCTCTGAGTGGTGCAGAACAACATAAAAcaatcctcactctctcctgcTTCCCTTCCATCTTTCCCTCTGCAGCTTCTCTTACCACCTTCAGGACTGCTTCTGgtcttcttcctccttcccctccctgcgTCTCTGTGCCccctctgtccttccctctcCTGAATCCTTGTGTCCTCATTTCACTCACAAATGAAACATTTTACAGTGAATGCTTTGTGGAGCCGTCACTGCTGTGCCAGACGTGTGTAATGCAGCAGGGAAGCAAATTGTGCCGCAGAACTATTAAATCAATGCTTATTCCCCTAACATTCAGTGACTGACGCTGTAACCTCCCCTCTCTGTTCTCTTTCGCTGTTCTGCCTCTTTCCTTCATTCTTGTCTCATGAAATGTCtgttcgtattcgtcagggggcagatacgttgcattcggcaagggggtcccccgatacgttcatatgttgattcttattcatttcccattaaaattaaattaactattaccccccaccctcctgacccccccaagactttccaaaactccctggtggtccagcggggggtccaggagccatctcttgcactcacaccctcagtgccggtatttaaaatggcaccgatagcctttgccctcactatgtcacaggggctactggtgccattactcagcccctgtcacatggccatcggcaccatcttgtgccctactatgtgacaggggctgaccaatggtaccgggtgcccctgtgacatagtgagggcaaaggctatcggtgccattttgaatactggcagccaacagcccaagtgcaggaggtcactcctggacccctgctggacttttggcaagtcttgtggggtcaggagggtccccaagacttgccaaatgtccctggtggttcagcggtggtccagcgggggtatgTAATGTGGGCACTTCTGGGCTCACAGCTCAGTAAGCTGACTCCTCGTCCACGGGTGGATCTACTTGGTGCTCCAGCTTTTCCAAGTTCCCCTACCTCCCTTTAAGCTTTATATTACaattcccctcccacctctcAAAGCTGGCACAGTCTCTCAGCACTCACAGTTCTGAATGAGCCAACTACCCCAGCCTTGCTCTGTCCACCTCCCACCCTTATACATGTCCCaggacactctctctctctctctctctctctctctctctctcactctctctctctccatctatctCTCTTTGCCCAACCCAAGTCTGTGCATGCAGTTACAGATCTAaaaatttgaatattttaaaGTAGATTTTTGTCTTCCTTTTGGCTTTCTTACACTTTCGTACTGTTCAGAGAAAGTATATAAAGTTGGCACAACAAAATTGTGCCTGATGAGATAACGCAGCTCACAGAAGGCATTAAAGTCACACGTTACAGGATTGCTGGGGTTTCTCCTTACCTGTCCTGCAgcgctgcctcctctcctccactgtgGATCAGATGAGGGACACCTCGGGTGTCTTAAATGCTTTATGAATGGGAACTGGGGAAAAATTGTTCTAtctgggaaattaaaaagtctcaCAGACAATTAAAGGAAATTTTCTTCTCTGCCAGAGTTATCTTGGGAATTTAGAAGTGATTGATCTGTGGGGAGAATACGTTTTGGGTCTCTCATTCTGCTCTGCTCCAGCTCTGGTGAGGGAATCTCCTGTTAGTGTTAGAGAAGTTTAGAGAAAGTCTGATCTCACCTTCACTTGCAATGATCAATGGTCAACATTTGGGGTTCATACATTAATTTCATTTACAAAGACCCCTCCCTGCCTGTCTCTCACTCACCAATTCCCATCCCAAGAGCACTTTTCAGCTGCCTTCTCTGAGatctcctctcacctcctcccctccagctgctgcagccctcacagtccGTTCCCTGCTCTGTACCACGTCCCTTGTAGATCTTGTCTGTTATATCAAGCCTTCTTGTAAGTTTTGAGCTCTTTAGAGAAGGGTCCTGTCATGTTCTGTACTTGTTTATTATTTGTACATTGTATATGGTTTACCTGCTGTCTACCCTGGTCTGCACATTGATGATTCTTTATAAATTGTACAAAGTAAAACCATAATCAAAGTTCCCTAGCATTGAGGGAGAGAATATAATTTGTTGTAGAAGAGCCAAGAGAGGAGAACACGGTGATATGGCAGGAGATGGGGAGCTCAGAGGACAACCTCAATATAACGGCCACCAGGTATTCATCCTGTCCAGAGATGAATTTATTAAAGGATAGAATTTCAATGAGCTCTCTCTGTTTATGTCATCAGTGATATccctggtaggggtgtgcattcggtccctacgtattggcaatccgcaacggatgtgccaatattcgttgtattcgtggggaagcgaaacgcatcgcgattccccacggatacaacaaatttttgccgaattattctgcgccaatttaaacaacgccctgccccccaccctcctgatcccccccaagacttaacaaaactccctggtggtccagcggggggtccaggagccatcccatGCACTCTACACCCTCacctttgacctgctatgtcacaggggctaccggtgccattggtcagcccctgtcacatggccatcggcgccatcttgtgctcctaccatgtgacaggggctgaccaatagcaccggtagcccctgtgacatagtaagggcaaggctatctgcgccattttggttcctggcacccgacgacacgagtgcaggaggtcgcacccggaccctcactggacccccagggacttttggccatcttgggggggcctcctgacccccacaatacttgccaaaagtccagtggagGTCCAGGAGCaaactcctgcactcaggccgtattgccagtattcaaaatggcgcaggtgctagcctttgccctcactatgtcacagggtcctCGGGCAAAGgctagcaccggtgccattttgagtactggcagccgctagcctctgccttcactatgtcaccgaccatcagcccctgtgacatagtgagggcaaaggtagcgccggtgccattttgaatactggcaatacggaaTGAGTGCAGAAGGTCACTTTTggagccccgctggacttttggcaagtcttgtgggggtcaggaggcccccccaagctggccaaaagtccctgggggtccagcgggggtccgggattgatctcctgcacttgtgccgttgagtgccaggaaccaaaatggcgccgatagccttgccttactatgtcacaggggctaccggtgccattgatcagctccagtcacatggcaggagcacaagatggcattgatggccatgtgacaggggctgaccaatggcaccggtagcccctgtgacatagtagggcaaaggctatcggctccattttgaactggtaccaagggtgtgagagtgctcctggacccccactggacctccagggagttttggtaagtcttggggtggtcaggagggtgggaggttgtaataaatttaattttagctgggtaacgaATAGGATTCGACGTATAACCGTATCAGGACGCTATAtggacgt
Protein-coding regions in this window:
- the LOC115077614 gene encoding olfactory receptor 5B12-like — protein: MDLENITMVTEFIILGLSDKPKMQVSLFLVFLLIYLITLLGNLVIITVTCADPRLHTPMYFFLSNLSLTDIFCTCTIIPKLLRIFLSGDKTISYAGCIVQLYLFLGFVGTEDLLLTAMAFDRYAAVCNPLRYSLIMNHRVCVLLAAASWIIGFLPSETITASVTHLSFCASNVIDHFFCDLMPLLKLSCTDTDHTQSMVFVVAALMVVPAFSVTLVSYTYIVSAILRIRSAEGKRKAFSTCSSHLTVVSVYYFLGLFMYLRPASTYSQEQGKILSVVFMTLIPMLNPIIYSLRNKEVKNAVRRVIGK